Genomic window (Bacillus pumilus):
ATCTGATCAATGTCTGCCCCGCTTACAGCGATTGGCAATAGACCCACTGCTGTTAATACTGAATAGCGTCCACCTACATCATCTGGGATGATAAATGATTCGTAGCCTTCTTCCGTTGCTAATGTTTTCAGTGCACCTCGTGCCTTGTCAGTTGTCGCATAAATACGTTTTTTCGCTTCTTCAGCACCGTATTTTTCAATGAGGAGCTTTTTAAAGATGCGGAATGCGATCGCTGGCTCTGTTGTCGTACCAGATTTTGAAATCACGTTAATAGAGAAATCTGCATCTTCCAATAGATCCATCACATCTGTTAAATAAGAGGAACTGATGTTGTTTCCAATAAAAATGATTTGCGGTGTCTTGCGTTTGCCTTTTGGCAGCGTGTTATAGAACGAGTGATTCAAAAATTCAATCGCCGCACGTGCACCAAGATAAGAGCCGCCGATTCCGACAACAAGCAAAACATCAGAGTCAGATTTAATTTTATCTGCACTTTTTTTAATGCGAGCAAATTCTTCGCGATCATATTGCTTCGGTAAGTCAACCCAGCCTAAATAATCACTGCCTGCACCCGTTTGTTCATGAATATTATGATGGGCCACCTTCACAAAATCTTTTAGATATGTAAGCTCATGCTCTTGAAAGAAAGGTAACGCTTTCGAGTAGTCAAATTGAATATGTGTCATCGCTTGTAAGCCCTCCATTACGTTAGTTCTGTCCCTTTCACTTTAGCGGAACTAGCTATTGAAATCAAGTGATCGTCACTCGCATAGCAAAAAGCCGTTTCTCGCTATGAGAAACGGCAAGCTGAATTATAAAGAAGCTTTCAAAATAGAAAGAATGTCATCACGACCAAGTTTCATAAAGTTACCAAACCCACCGTATTCCATTTCTTTCGCCGCAATGTCGGCAATTTTGTCCAGTTGATCTTCACCAATGTCATAATCTGCTAGACGGTTTGGTGCACCGAGGCTTGTCCAGAAGGCTGACAATTTGTCGATTCCTTCTAATGCGATATCACGATCTGATTTTCCTTCTGTCTCGATGTCAAACATGCTTAGCATGAGGTTTTTAAAGCGTTCTACATTGTGATCGAGTGTATGACGCATCCAATTTGGGAAGAGGATAGCAAGTCCACCTGCATGCGGAATGTCATAGACAGCCGATACAGCATGCTCAATCGTATGAGAAGCCCAGTCACCAAAGTAGCCCATTTGCAGCGTGCCATTTAAAGCAATGGTTCCTGCATACAGGATCGTTTCGCGGTGCTCATAGTTTTGTAAGTCTTCAAGTAGCTTTGGTGCTGTCTCGATGACTGTTTGAAGAACAGCAAAACACATTCGATCTTGTAGCGGTGTGTTTTTTACATTATGAAAGTATTGCTCGAAGACGTGGCTCATCATATCGACCATGCCATACACCGTCTGGTTTTCTGGCACAGAATATGTATGCTCAGGGTCTAGGATGGAAAAAGCAGGGTGAGTCACGGAACTGCCCCACACATATTTTTCATTCGTTTCCCAGTTTGTGATGACAGAGTCAGGATTCATTTCTGAACCAGTTGCTGCAAGTGTCAGCACTGTGCCAAATGGCAATGCTTTTTGAGCGGTTGTTTTCTTTGAGATAATGTCCCAAACATCTCCGTCATACTCTGCTCCAGCCGCAATTGCTTTTGTACAGTCGATCACACTTCCGCCGCCAACGGCTAATAAGAAATCAATCTTTTCCTTTTGGCAGATGTCGATTCCCTTTTTCACTGTGTTGAGGCGCGGGTTTGGTTCAACACCTGATAGCTCAAATACTTCGGCTCCTGCTTCATTTAACGCGCTGATGACATTGTCATAAAGACCATTTTTCTTAATGCTGCCACCGCCATATACAAGTAACACTCGTTTTCCATAACGAGCGAGTTCGCTTTTTAGTCCCTCTAGTTGTCCTTTTCCAAACATTAATTTCGTTGGATTATAGTAAATAAAGTTTTCCATCTGTTGATACATCTCCTTACAGTGTATAGACTCAAAAACAGGAAAGATTACTGTAACATATGTACACGTTGAACTCAAAAAAAAGATAGCTGCATGAAAGCAGCTATCCAGTGTGTAGACAAACCCTCGCATTCTTTGTCAGGTCTGCGCTCCGGCGCTCTCGCCCTTCCTAGACTACAAAGGTTTTCTATCACGCTGAGTTGTTCGTTTATAAAGAAGCATTCAAAATAGCTAGAACATCTTCTTTGTTAAGCTTTTTAAATTGACCAAATTCACCACGTGCCATTGCACGGTCTGCAATTAAATCCATTTTCTCATCGTTGATATCATAATCCGCTAAACGATTTGGTGCACCAAGACTTGTCCAGAAAGCTGACAATTTGTCGATTCCTTCTAAGCCTACTTCTTCGTCTGTTTTGCCCGCAGGGTCCACATCGAATACACGTACCGCTAATTGTTTAAAGCGGCCTGGGTTTTCCTGAATGACATGCTTCATCCAGTT
Coding sequences:
- a CDS encoding glucose-6-phosphate isomerase encodes the protein MTHIQFDYSKALPFFQEHELTYLKDFVKVAHHNIHEQTGAGSDYLGWVDLPKQYDREEFARIKKSADKIKSDSDVLLVVGIGGSYLGARAAIEFLNHSFYNTLPKGKRKTPQIIFIGNNISSSYLTDVMDLLEDADFSINVISKSGTTTEPAIAFRIFKKLLIEKYGAEEAKKRIYATTDKARGALKTLATEEGYESFIIPDDVGGRYSVLTAVGLLPIAVSGADIDQMMEGAAKASEDFASSELSENAAYQYAVVRNVLYNKGRTIEMLINYEPGLQYFSEWWKQLFGESEGKDEKGIYPSSANFSTDLHSLGQYVQEGRRDLFETIVNVDKPRHELVIEAEEQDLDGLNYLAGKTVDFVNKKAFEGTMLAHTDGKVPNLIVTIPEMDAYTFGYLVYFFEKACAMSGYLLGVNPFDQPGVEAYKVNMFALLGKPGFEEKKAELESRLKQS
- a CDS encoding iron-containing alcohol dehydrogenase; the encoded protein is MENFIYYNPTKLMFGKGQLEGLKSELARYGKRVLLVYGGGSIKKNGLYDNVISALNEAGAEVFELSGVEPNPRLNTVKKGIDICQKEKIDFLLAVGGGSVIDCTKAIAAGAEYDGDVWDIISKKTTAQKALPFGTVLTLAATGSEMNPDSVITNWETNEKYVWGSSVTHPAFSILDPEHTYSVPENQTVYGMVDMMSHVFEQYFHNVKNTPLQDRMCFAVLQTVIETAPKLLEDLQNYEHRETILYAGTIALNGTLQMGYFGDWASHTIEHAVSAVYDIPHAGGLAILFPNWMRHTLDHNVERFKNLMLSMFDIETEGKSDRDIALEGIDKLSAFWTSLGAPNRLADYDIGEDQLDKIADIAAKEMEYGGFGNFMKLGRDDILSILKASL